The region CTTTAATAAACTCTATTTCTATATCATTTCCAAAAATATCATAAATAAATATTTTTAAAACTCCATAATGTTTTAAAAGAAATTTTCTCTCTTCCCCTTGGGCATATGAACTTATTTGAAGTTTTTTATCTGCAAAATTTTTATAAACAAAATTCTTTTCAAATAATTCACCTAACTCATCATCCCTTTCATAAACTTTTTCAATAAGATTTTCATATAACATCTGATTTTTATCTAATTTTTTAGGTTCATCAACTATAGGTATCTCTGGGATTGGTTCATAAACAACATCTTCTATTCCATCATCTTCTTCACTTATCTCTTGAGATTCAGGCTCAACTTCTGGTGTTTGTGCTTGAGTCTTTGAATCTAGCACTTCTATTTCGGGTGTTGGTGTTTGAACTTCTTGTATCTCTTGTGGTTTTTCTTCTTCAATTTTTGTATTTAAAGATGCAGATGTAAGCTCAATATCAAAGTCTTCATCAAAAGGTGTAGCAAAATCATTAATAACTTGTTCCTCTTTTATTTCAATCTCTTCTATAGGTTCAACTGTTGGAATAGCATTAACTGTATCAATTGAAACTGTTGTTTCATTTTCTGTTAAAATAACTTCTTCTTGCTCTTGATTATCCATATTTTTTTTATTTTCAAAAAACTGTTTATCAAGTGTAACATTTTCATCATCATATACGTGATTTATATCATTATGCGAATGTTCAATAACTTTTTCTGTAGAGATAGCTTCTTTAACCATTGGTTTAACCTCTACTTGTTCAACTTGACTTATAATCTCATCTATAGTTTTTAAATTTGTTGCTTCTATCATTTTTGATAAAGTTAATATAAGTACAAATCCACCATCTGAATTTATTGCTAAAAGATGTTTAGCATCACTTAATATTCTAAAAAACCTATCAAATAAAAGTAAATCAAATTTTGCATCTTTTTCTAACATTTTTTGTTTTAAATAGATTGTCATCTCATCACACACTTGTGAAATCTCGTAGTTTTCTAACTCTTTTACTATCTCTGTAATTTCACCTTTTTTAAGAATAATATCAAAAAGCTTATCCATGACTTTTGGTTCAATTAAACCTAACATATCTACAACAGCTGTAGTTGTAACTTTTCCTTTTGAGAAGATTATAGCTTGGTCAAGTAAAGTTAAAGTATCCCGTAAACTTCCTTGCCCACTTCTTGTTAAAATCTCTAAAGCAGAAGTTTCAAAATCTATATTCTCTTCATTTAATATATGAGAAAGATGATGTAATACATCATTTGGTGCAATTTTATTAAATCTAAAATGTTGTGTTCTACTAAGAATAGTTGCAGGAAGTTTTAAAGGGTCAGTTGTTGCAAGGATAAACTTAACAAACCCTGGAGGTTCTTCTAAAGTTTTAAGAAGTGCATTAAATGCTTGAGTTGTAAGCATATGAACCTCATCGATTATAAACACTTTAAATCTAGCAGAACTTGGTTTGTATTTTGTGTGTTCAATCAAATCTTTAATATCATCAATACCTCTGTTTGAAGCAGCATCCATTTCTATAATATCTAAGTGTCTGTTTGTATTTGCACTTTTACAGTTTTCACAAACTTCACAAGGTTTTGAGGTAGGACCATTAGAACATAATAAAGCTTTTGCCATAATTCTTGCTGTACTTGTTTTCCCTGAACCTCTAAGTCCTGAAAAAAGGTATGCATGGGATAACCTATTTGAATCCAACGCCAAAGACAATGTTTGAGAGATTGTAGTTTGTCCAACTAAATCTTCAAATCTTCTTGGTCTATATTTAAGAGCTAAAACTTTTTTTTCAATCTGATTTTCACTCATTTTCATCCTTTATAACTATCTTGCCACTATCATACCAATTATTTAAAATCATATTTATCATCTCTTTTTTAATCTCACCTGTATAAAATACTTCAATTTTCAATTCACTTTTATCTATATGACCTTTTTTTGAACATAAATCATCAAGTCTTCTAGCAATTGCTTGTCCTGTTTCAATTAACTCAATCTTTGCACCCATTATATCTTTTATAATATCAGATATCAAAGGATAATGAGTACAGCCTAAAACAATAGTATCAACCTCTTTTTCTTTCATAGGAGTTAACCAAGAGCTCAACATCTTGTGTGTATCTGGGTGGGCTACATTTCCATTTTCTATTTGCTCTACTAAACCAGCACAAGCAACTTCATGAATATTTACTTCATGTTCATTTGATAAACTAGAAAGTAATTGTTTATATTTTTGACCATCTAACGTTGCAGGTGTTGCTAATACTGCTATATTATTACTTTGCGTTTTTAAAATAGCAGGTTTTAATCCAGGTTCTGTACCTATTACAATTAGATTAGAAAACATCTCTCTTAATTCAGTTATAGCAGCTGAAGTAGCTGTATTACAAGCTACTATAAGTACATCTATATTATGAGTTTGTAAAAGATGTTTTGTAATTTTGATACTTCTATCTAAAATTTCATCTTTTGTTTTTTCACCATAAGGTGCAAATAAAGTATCAGCAACATAATAAATCTCTGCACCTTTAAAAGATTTAGTAATTGCTTGCACTATAGTTAATCCACCAAGACCAGAATCAAAAACTCCAACTTTCAATAAAAACCTTTATTTTAATTGGAAAGATTATATCTAAAAAGTTATAACTAATATGTTAAAATTGAATTATTAAAAAAAAGGATTTTTTTGTTTTTTCATTACCATCCCTTCAAACCTTTTTTACATGAAGATACAAAAGCAATTATAGTTGGTACACTACCTCCTCCTAGATTTTGTACAAAAGATTATAAAAAAGAAGATGTACTATTTTGTTATGGTTCAAAAGATAATCTACTATGGAAAGCTTTTGAAGAGATATTTGAAGAAAACTTTTTATATGATAACTCAGATAATGCAGTACAAATGAGAAAAGATTTTTTGCTTAAGAAAAGAATAGGAATTTGTGATATTGTTGAATCTTGCAAACGAGAAAAAATAGATGCAAGTGATTTAGGGATGCAAAATATAAACTTAAGAGATATACTTGGATTTATTAAAAAATACAAGAACATAAATACTATAATTTTCACAGGTAGTTTATCTAAAAACTCACCAGAATATTTCTTTAGAAAAGTATTAAAAGAAAAAAATATCTTATTAAAACAGATTGATGAGCAAACTCCAAAAAAACACCAGTTTATCTATGACAATAGAATTTTTCAAACCTTTAGTCTAACCTCACCTTCAAATGCAGCTAATAGATATATTGGCTCTACAAAAATATTTAAAGAAAAAAAGAAAATAAATCCCAATTATACTACCTTTGATTTTAGGCTTGAACAGTATAAAAAAGTGTTCAAAAGCATATAGCTGAATATTTACTTAAGAATATTTTTAATATTTTTTTATTAGAATTCTGAATGAGTATTCATTTATAGATATGTAGGAGTTAGTTATGTATATTACTGAAATTATGATGTTTGTAGTTGCTGGGTTGACACTTTTTACTTTGGCTTCTTGGTTTATTACTTTTTTTGTAAAAGAGGATTAGTTAGAAATACTCTACTCAATCCTAAATTGAGTAGAGTAAAAAATTAGAAAGCTTCTACTATAGAACCTTTGTATTTTTCTTTAATAAATTGTTTTACTTCTTCAGAATTTAAAGCTGCATCTAAAGCTTTGATATAATCTTTATTTTCATTACCTTTTTTTACTGCAACAATATTTACATAAGGTGAATCTTTTGATTCAATTACAATTGCATCTTTTGTAGGATTTAAATCAGCTGCTAAAGCATAGTTAGTATTAATTATTGCTGCATCAACTTCATCTAAAACTCTTGGTAATTGTGGAGCATCAAGCTCTCTTAATTGAATATTTTTTGGATTTTCAGTTACATCAAGTGCAGTTTTAAGTGCTACATCTTTGAACTTTAAAAGACCTTGTTTTACTAAAATATCTAA is a window of Halarcobacter sp. DNA encoding:
- a CDS encoding DNA polymerase III subunit gamma/tau; translation: MSENQIEKKVLALKYRPRRFEDLVGQTTISQTLSLALDSNRLSHAYLFSGLRGSGKTSTARIMAKALLCSNGPTSKPCEVCENCKSANTNRHLDIIEMDAASNRGIDDIKDLIEHTKYKPSSARFKVFIIDEVHMLTTQAFNALLKTLEEPPGFVKFILATTDPLKLPATILSRTQHFRFNKIAPNDVLHHLSHILNEENIDFETSALEILTRSGQGSLRDTLTLLDQAIIFSKGKVTTTAVVDMLGLIEPKVMDKLFDIILKKGEITEIVKELENYEISQVCDEMTIYLKQKMLEKDAKFDLLLFDRFFRILSDAKHLLAINSDGGFVLILTLSKMIEATNLKTIDEIISQVEQVEVKPMVKEAISTEKVIEHSHNDINHVYDDENVTLDKQFFENKKNMDNQEQEEVILTENETTVSIDTVNAIPTVEPIEEIEIKEEQVINDFATPFDEDFDIELTSASLNTKIEEEKPQEIQEVQTPTPEIEVLDSKTQAQTPEVEPESQEISEEDDGIEDVVYEPIPEIPIVDEPKKLDKNQMLYENLIEKVYERDDELGELFEKNFVYKNFADKKLQISSYAQGEERKFLLKHYGVLKIFIYDIFGNDIEIEFIKEEAKQESVEKKDEFQSELKNSEPETLEDNNESGSMIEDIEIGSGCVADMQKTANPTPSQKELQLNDILNSPQMNAAKELLRVKKITVKTKT
- the murI gene encoding glutamate racemase, with amino-acid sequence MKVGVFDSGLGGLTIVQAITKSFKGAEIYYVADTLFAPYGEKTKDEILDRSIKITKHLLQTHNIDVLIVACNTATSAAITELREMFSNLIVIGTEPGLKPAILKTQSNNIAVLATPATLDGQKYKQLLSSLSNEHEVNIHEVACAGLVEQIENGNVAHPDTHKMLSSWLTPMKEKEVDTIVLGCTHYPLISDIIKDIMGAKIELIETGQAIARRLDDLCSKKGHIDKSELKIEVFYTGEIKKEMINMILNNWYDSGKIVIKDENE
- a CDS encoding uracil-DNA glycosylase family protein; protein product: MFFHYHPFKPFLHEDTKAIIVGTLPPPRFCTKDYKKEDVLFCYGSKDNLLWKAFEEIFEENFLYDNSDNAVQMRKDFLLKKRIGICDIVESCKREKIDASDLGMQNINLRDILGFIKKYKNINTIIFTGSLSKNSPEYFFRKVLKEKNILLKQIDEQTPKKHQFIYDNRIFQTFSLTSPSNAANRYIGSTKIFKEKKKINPNYTTFDFRLEQYKKVFKSI